The genomic window TGAACGCTAATATCGGTGTTCGCATGGAATACTACCAATTGAAGATGGACGGATATAGCTCGGACGGTACTACTCCGGTACACTTGGATAATAAGACGACGGATTTCTTCCCTTCAGTTAATGTTGCCTACAACCTCTCACAAAAACATTTGGTCCGCGCCGCTTACGGTCGCTCGGTCAACCGTCCGGAGTTCCGAGAGGTAGTGCCTTACGTGTACTTCAACTTCGAGCGAGACGCAAACATCGTGGGTAATACGGAGTTGAAGAACGCTTACGCTGACAATATCGATCTTCGTTATGAGTTCTATCCCGCCGCGGGCGAGATGATCACGATCGGCGGTTTCTACAAGCACTTCAAGGATCCTATCGAGGAGACGTACAACGAGGCTGGTTCCGGCCTGCAATATACCTATCATAACGCGAAGAACGCCGAGACCTTCGGCGTAGAGTTGGACGTTAAAAAGAACCTCGACTTTATAGGGCTGCGAGGCTTGAGCTTTGTGTGCAACGCCGCATATATCTATAGCCGTGTCCGTTTCGAGGAAGGGGCACCGGAGCGGGATCGCCCTTTGGCAGGGCAATCCCCCTACTTGGTTAATGCCGGTTTTTTCTACCAGTACGATGACAAGGGGATTTCCGCCTCCCTGCTCTATAACCGGATCGGGAAGCGTATTGAGTCGGTCGGTGTCCCGATGCAGAACCAGGACGAGGATATCCCTGATATATATGAGATGCCCCGCAACTCGTTGGATCTTACTTTCTCGAAGAAGATTGGCAAGATTGTCGAGATCAAGGCGGGAATCCAGGATATATTGAACTCCAAGGTCGAGTACAAGCAGTTCGTGAAACTGACAGACGACAAAGGCGGCAAGAGCGAGCGTGAGCAACTGATCCGCAGCTATCGCCCGGGAGTGGATATCAATATCGGTGTTTCCCTTAGGTTTTGATGTTTAATTGAATATATATATATTACAAACAAAATGTTTTTATTATGAACAGATTTCTCTTAAAAGGTTTGGCCTCTGTGTTAACGATGGCCGTTATGTTTGGGACTGTATCGTGTAGTGATGACGATGATAAACCTGATGGCTCCGTAGCCGTATCGGCTGTGGCAGTCAGTCCTACTACCGCTACTATCAAGGTGGGCGAATCCACTACCTTGTCCGCGACTATTACTCCAAGTGACGCTACGGATAAAACGGTTACATGGAGTACTTCCGATGAAAAGGTAGCGACTGTTGATGCCGGTAAGGTAACAGCCGTGGCCGAAGGTTCCGCTACAATTACTGTAACTACGAAGGATGGCGGTAAAACGGCTACTTGTACCGTGACTGTCTCTAATGATGCTCCGTCTTCCAAAGAGGTGATATTGGAAGGAAATATCACGGCTGATCTAACGATCAACGCTGCCGACAAGAACTTCATGAAAGGCTTCGTATACGTGAAATCAGGCGCTACATTGACTATTGAGGCTGGTTCTGTTATCAAAGGTGTGTCCGTTAGTCCGGGCGAGAAAGCCGCTTCCTTGATTATCGAGCCGGGCGCTAAGATCATCGCCGAAGGTACTGTTGACAAACCGATCGTCTTTACGTCCGATAAAGAGCCGGGTAAACGTTTGGCAGGTGACTGGGGCGGTCTGATTATTTGTGGTAACGCTCGTGTGAATCGTACCAATCAACCAACTATCGAAGGAGGACCTGGTACATTATATGGAAATACGACCTCCGATGAGTTTAATGCGGAAAGTTCCGGTAAATTGAAATACGTTCGTATCGAGTTCGCCGGTTATCCTTTGGAGCCAGACAAGGAAATCAATGGCTTAACCTTCGGCGGCGTTGGTAGCGGCACGGAAGTGGAGTTCGTTCAGGTTTCATTTTCGAACGATGATTCTTACGAATGGTTCGGTGGAACGGTAAATGCCAAACACTTGATCGCTTACAAAGGCTGGGATGATGATTTCGATACAGACTTCGGTTATACGGGTAAACTGCAATTCTTGTTGAGCGTACGTGATAAGAATATCGCTGATACTTCAGACTCTAACGGTTTTGAATCTGATAACGACGGTGACGGTTCTTCCAACACTCCGCTTACCAAGCCGGTCTTCTCCAACGTAACCTTGATAGGTCCTTTCTATGGCAAGGTATCCGATAAGACACAGGCTGAGGTGGAAGCCAAGACAGCCGACGCTGCTAACGGTGCCAAGGGTGGTAAATTCCAGGCAGCCATGCACCTGCGTCGTAATACCAGCTTGAATGTTTACAACTCCGTATTCACCGGCTGGCCTTACGGACTTCGTGCTACTGATAAGAAAGGTACGGCAAACGATGGCATCGCCATCAAGAATGTGATCTTTGCTGGTATGTGGAAGAACTTCTATGAGGATGATAAGGTAAGTGAGAACTTCTTCAATCTTGCCGGTAGCAACACGACTCTGGCAACGACCAACGAGATTATCTCTAAAGATGGTGATTACTCTTCTGTCGTAGCTTCAGCTGTGCAAGGCGCTGAATTTGTCGATGAGGTATTGAACAACAGCTTCTTCGAAAAAGTAACTTACAAAGGTGCTTTCGACGGAAAGAATGACTGGACTGCCGGTTGGACTAATTGGGATCCTCAAAATACCGAATATTAATCAAGCTTGGCATTGAATAGGTTGTGAATTTGTTAAAGGCACTGAGGTATCCGGAAAGATCCCTCGGTGTCTTTTTATGTATAATTTAGATAAGAATGTATCATGAATAAAAAGCTATTGTTACTTTCCGCTTTTTTGGCGGGAGCCTCTTGGACCGTGCTGGCGCAAGACTTGGTATTGAGCGAGGGACAGTATTATACCGATGAGACACAAACCACCCCGTATACGGGCCGCTATACGGAATTCTATGAGGATGGCATGCTCAAGATGGAGCTGTACCTGAAGGATGGCCGTCCCGAGGGAACCTATGTGATCTATTATCCGGATGGCAAGATCGCCGAGGTGCGTTCCTACTATCACGGGATCTTCCATGGTGAATGGCGCACGTATAGCGATAACGGCCAGCTGATCGGCCTGGCTTCTTATAAGGAAGGGCAAAAGGACGGCCCTTGGCGTATCTGGAGCGATAAGGGAAATTTGTTGTATGAGATGTTCTATACGGCAGGGAAGAAATCTGGTGTCTGGCGTAGCTGGGATGAGGAGGGGAATCTGCTTTCCGAGGAGAATCAATAGGAATAATTGCCGTTTACATACCGTTGTAACGACATTTACCTCTAATGGTAAATGTTTTTTCCTCTAGAGGTAAATGTCGTTACATCAGTATGTAAACAGTTTTACCTCTAGGTGAAAATACTTTTACTTCTTGATGAAAATATTGGTAAATGTAATTGACTGGAAATCAGCATGCTTACTCCTCATCCTCTTCTCCAAAGTCGAACTCGAAATCGAATCCGTCATCCATGAATTCCGGCTCAGTGAATTGCTCCAGTTCACGACGGTCTTTCTTGGTAGGACGTCCGAGACCTTTCGCACGGTTCACGAAACCGGAGATACGGTTCATCTCCAGAATCTCATACTGATCCGGGGTTGTCACGTTCTCCAAGTAATTCGGGACGAGCTTCGCGCCCACACGATTCTCGATCAATCCGATTACCTTAAAAGAGAAGGTGATCGGCGGTTTACGCACTTGGATCACATCGCCAACCTTGATCATGCGGGAAGGTTTGATCGTTACTCCACCTATCATGATACGCCCTTTCTTGCAAGCTTCCGCGGCTATCGTGCGGGTCTTAAAGATACGGGTCGCCCACATCCATTTATCGATACGTACCTCGTTCATATCTGTATTCTCAGTCTCTTTTTATTTATTATTAAATTGATTCATCGTAATCTGGATGCCGGCGAGGCAGAAGCTCTTGATGATCTCTGTCGCACGATCCAATATCTCTGGCATCAATTGCAATTCCTCCGGGGGAAATTTCCCTAGCACGTAATCGATCTGTCCGCCCCGTGGAAAATCGCTGCCTATGCCGAAACGAAGGCGGGAATATTCCTGCGTATTCAATAACTGGGCGATATTCTTCAACCCGTTATGCCCGGCGTCGCTACCCTTTGGTTTCAGACGTAAGGTTCCGAATGGCAATGCCAGATCATCTACGACAATCAATAGATTTTCCACGGGAATGTTCTCTTTTTGCAACCAGTACCGAACGGCGTTGCCGCTGAGGTTCATAAAGGTATTCGGCTTTAGCACGATCAAGTCACAGTTTTTCACCCGTATGCGTGCGATTGCCCCGTATCGCTCCTCAGTGAAATTGCCTCCTACGCTCTCTACCAGATGGTTGACAACCCGGAAACCTATATTATGGCGGGTTCCCCAATATTCGGAACCGATATTACCAAGTCCTGTTATCAAATATTTCATTATCCTCGAATCTATAAAAGAAAGGGGAAGAACATTCTATGAATATCCTCCCCTTCATGTATTGTAATAATGTTTTTACCTCAGATTATCCTTTAGCCTGAGCACCACGAGCGGCACGAGTCAATTGAACGGCGCAAACAACAGCGTTTTTAGCGTTCATCAATTCAAGACCTTCGAAGTGCAAAGCACCTACCTGCATAGTCTTACCTAAGCCAAGGTGATCCACATTAATCGTCAACTTTTCAGGGATTTGATCGTATATAGCTTTCACTTTCAGTTTTCTCATTTGAAGAGACAACTTACCACCGGCTTTAACACCTTCTGCGTGACCTTCCAAAACAACCGGAACTTCCATTACTACGGCTTTGTCCTTAGATACTTCCAAGAAGTCCATGTGAAGGATTTCGTCAGTTACAGGTTGGAACTGCATGTCCTTAACGATTGCCATCGTCTTGTTACCGTCAATGCTTAACTCAACAACGAAAATCTCCGGAGTGTAAACCAACTTACGAACGGCTTCTTTTGTAACCGTGAAGTGAGTTACTTTTTCGCCACCGTATAATACAGCGGGAATTTCATTGTTCTTACGCATTGCCTTCAAGGCTCTTTTCTGATCAGCGGAACGAGCGACGATCTCTCTTCCTTTTCCTTCTAACTCAAATGTCTTCATTTTCTTTAATTTTTGTGTTACTCAAAATTAGTTATTTTGCTTCCTAATTTCCCATCACACGGTACGGGGCTAAAAAGCGGTGCAAAGATACGATTTTTGTTTGATGTGACAAATATTTCGCATGTTATTTGTCGGATTATCGATCTAGCTTCACTAATTTCGTGGTTCGCATGATCCAACGGACAAGGCCGTGGGGGAGGAGCATTACGAGGGGTGTGCATATTTTGTTGAAGAGACCCGGTAATAGGGAAGCCCGGTGGTGAAACAAGGCATTAATCCCTTTTTTAGCCAGTTTTTCCGGACGCATCATGATACCTAGGCGGATCGCTAAGGTCTTTAAGTTGTCGCTTAGGTTATATAAATTCGTGGCGACGGCGCCGGGACAAAGTACGGTTACGCTTACTCCATAATCCAGTAACTCTGAACGCAAGCCTCGGGAGAAGCTTTTCAAGTATCGCTTGGTGGATGCGTATAGCGTAATTCCCGGATAAGGTAGCCAACAAGATAGGGATGACATATTGAGGATATATCCATGACGCCGTTTCTTCATCTCTTGCCCGAAATAATAACAAAGCTGGGTAGGAGTGGTCACGTGGAGGTAAAGCATTTTCTCGACGATGTTGGCCTTAGCTTGTAAGGTCTCGCAGAAAAAAAACATACCGGCGTTATTGACCAATACCTCTATTGGGATGTTTTTCTCTTGGCAAGTATCATATAGCTCCTTGGCCGCCCCGGGGATCGCCAAATCACGATAAAGCGGCAAAACTTCTATACCATATTTCTCGGAGAGAAACTCACCTTTCTCCCGGATCGCCTGTTCCTCATTGCTGACGATCACTAACTGATAGCCTCGTGAGGCTAGTTCCTCGGCATAGGCGAGACCTATTCCGGAACTGGCCCCCGTGACTAAAGCCCATTTCTTTTCCATTATTTATATTCAAGCCTTTTGATTTCACGTACGATACATTCCGGAAGACCTTTCACGTTCTTATGACAGACCATATCCTCGCTATACATACGGGCGATACAATAGTTACTATGCCCACAATCGCAACGGGCGTGCTCGTCTTCTTTCATACGGTTGACGAAGCCCGGTTCGTTCACCAAGGCACGTGCCATGGCCACAAACTCGAACCCGTCGTTCAGTACCTCCTCGATCTTGTCTCTGGAGACCAATCCTCCTACGTAAATAAGAGGTAAATGTAAGGCTTTGCGGAATTTCAACGCATCTTCAAGGAAGTAAGCCTCCTTAAACGGTTCCGAGGGAATCATATATTTACCCACCATGCGGATTCCAATCGGTAGATAGCCCCTAGGCATATAATACGCCATCGTACGGATCGGCATTTCTCCCCGCATTACATACATGGGGGCACGGCTCACGAATCCGCCGCTTAGTACTAAGGCATGCGCTCCGCATTGGTCTTGGAGTGTACGGGCTACTTCTAGGCATTCGTCTATTTCAAGTCCTCCCTTGAACCCGTCCCGCATATTGGTCTTTACGGTTACGGCCATGTCGGAACCTGCTGCTTTCATCACCTCTTCCATACACATTCTCATGAAGCGCATACGGTTCTATCCGTATCCGCCGTACCTTCCGTGAAGTTACTGATTAGGATCTCCGGATATTTCTCACGGAACTTCTTGTCGATGTCGAGAGCTAACTCACGGGTAATATCCTGCCGTGTACCGATCGGCAACTCAATCGTTATGCCGATGCGTGCGTTATCTTGTGTCGGGAAAAATTCCGTCTTGATAACCGGGATCAGCATCATACTGCCGATGAAGATCAGCGTAGCGCCTACGATCACCGTTTTCCGGTGGCGTACGGCCCAGTTCAAGAAGCGTCCGTAACTGCGATCCAAGGCGTTCAATCCCTTTTCGATAGGCGTGAAGAACATCCGGTACAATTTACCCTTCTCCGGTTGCTGGCGTAATAACTGTGAGCAAAGCATCGGGGTCAATGTCAAGGCGCCTACCGTAGAAACGATCATGATGATACTAACGATCCATCCCAACTGCTTAAATAAGATACCCGCCATACCCGTAACCATCGTCAACGGCAAGAACACCGCTAACATCGTAAGGGTGGAGGCGATAACCGAGATAGCCACCTCGTTCGTGGCGTGTACAGCGGCCTGTTTCGGCTGGCTACCCCGCTCGATATGGGTCGTTACGTTCTCCAATACCACGATAGCGTCGTCCACCACCATACCGATAGCGATAGAAAGTGAGCTCAATGAGATAATGTTTAACGTATTGCCCGAGGCCAGCAAATAAGCGAAAGAAGCGATCAAGGAGATCGGGATGGTTAAGATAATGATAAACGTAGCCCTCCAGCGTCCCAAGAACACGAATACCACCAACATAACGATGATAAAGGTAATCATGATCGTCTCTTTCAAGCTATCGATCGTATTCAAGATATTCGTGGAAGTATCCATGATTACGTCCAGCTTCACGTCTGAGGGTAAGCTAGCCTGTATCTCCGGAAGTTCCTGGTGTACCTTCTTGGCGATGTTCACCGAGTTCGCTCCGGACTGTTTCTGTATGACGATCATACCACCTTTCGTGCCGTTGTTGAACGTTTCTTGCGCACGTTCCTCGATACTGTCCTCTACACGGGCCACGTCACGCAGATATACGTTCTTTCCGTTCTGGCTACCGATCACTAGGTCTAGCATCTGCTTAGCGTCCGTGAATTCTCCTTGAACACGCAAGGAGTAGGTATTAGAACCGATATCTACGCTACCTCCCGGTGTATTCCGGTTCTCTTGCGCGATGATGGTAGAGATACCTTCGATGGTCTGGCCGTAAGCCTCCAACTTGTACGGGTCGCAATACACTTGCAACTCACGGATCGGCGTACCGGAGATAGACACGGCACC from Parabacteroides distasonis ATCC 8503 includes these protein-coding regions:
- a CDS encoding Ig-like domain-containing protein, with the protein product MNRFLLKGLASVLTMAVMFGTVSCSDDDDKPDGSVAVSAVAVSPTTATIKVGESTTLSATITPSDATDKTVTWSTSDEKVATVDAGKVTAVAEGSATITVTTKDGGKTATCTVTVSNDAPSSKEVILEGNITADLTINAADKNFMKGFVYVKSGATLTIEAGSVIKGVSVSPGEKAASLIIEPGAKIIAEGTVDKPIVFTSDKEPGKRLAGDWGGLIICGNARVNRTNQPTIEGGPGTLYGNTTSDEFNAESSGKLKYVRIEFAGYPLEPDKEINGLTFGGVGSGTEVEFVQVSFSNDDSYEWFGGTVNAKHLIAYKGWDDDFDTDFGYTGKLQFLLSVRDKNIADTSDSNGFESDNDGDGSSNTPLTKPVFSNVTLIGPFYGKVSDKTQAEVEAKTADAANGAKGGKFQAAMHLRRNTSLNVYNSVFTGWPYGLRATDKKGTANDGIAIKNVIFAGMWKNFYEDDKVSENFFNLAGSNTTLATTNEIISKDGDYSSVVASAVQGAEFVDEVLNNSFFEKVTYKGAFDGKNDWTAGWTNWDPQNTEY
- a CDS encoding toxin-antitoxin system YwqK family antitoxin, whose translation is MNKKLLLLSAFLAGASWTVLAQDLVLSEGQYYTDETQTTPYTGRYTEFYEDGMLKMELYLKDGRPEGTYVIYYPDGKIAEVRSYYHGIFHGEWRTYSDNGQLIGLASYKEGQKDGPWRIWSDKGNLLYEMFYTAGKKSGVWRSWDEEGNLLSEENQ
- a CDS encoding RNA-binding S4 domain-containing protein → MNEVRIDKWMWATRIFKTRTIAAEACKKGRIMIGGVTIKPSRMIKVGDVIQVRKPPITFSFKVIGLIENRVGAKLVPNYLENVTTPDQYEILEMNRISGFVNRAKGLGRPTKKDRRELEQFTEPEFMDDGFDFEFDFGEEDEE
- the pth gene encoding aminoacyl-tRNA hydrolase yields the protein MKYLITGLGNIGSEYWGTRHNIGFRVVNHLVESVGGNFTEERYGAIARIRVKNCDLIVLKPNTFMNLSGNAVRYWLQKENIPVENLLIVVDDLALPFGTLRLKPKGSDAGHNGLKNIAQLLNTQEYSRLRFGIGSDFPRGGQIDYVLGKFPPEELQLMPEILDRATEIIKSFCLAGIQITMNQFNNK
- a CDS encoding 50S ribosomal protein L25/general stress protein Ctc — its product is MKTFELEGKGREIVARSADQKRALKAMRKNNEIPAVLYGGEKVTHFTVTKEAVRKLVYTPEIFVVELSIDGNKTMAIVKDMQFQPVTDEILHMDFLEVSKDKAVVMEVPVVLEGHAEGVKAGGKLSLQMRKLKVKAIYDQIPEKLTINVDHLGLGKTMQVGALHFEGLELMNAKNAVVCAVQLTRAARGAQAKG
- a CDS encoding SDR family NAD(P)-dependent oxidoreductase: MEKKWALVTGASSGIGLAYAEELASRGYQLVIVSNEEQAIREKGEFLSEKYGIEVLPLYRDLAIPGAAKELYDTCQEKNIPIEVLVNNAGMFFFCETLQAKANIVEKMLYLHVTTPTQLCYYFGQEMKKRRHGYILNMSSLSCWLPYPGITLYASTKRYLKSFSRGLRSELLDYGVSVTVLCPGAVATNLYNLSDNLKTLAIRLGIMMRPEKLAKKGINALFHHRASLLPGLFNKICTPLVMLLPHGLVRWIMRTTKLVKLDR